The region TCTCACGCCACGCTGCAACGGAGACCGGTGCCTGCAGGCATTTAACTGCAACGAACATCTGCGAGTCGGCCATAAAGTCGGTGTCTGCCTTCGAAAGATCGGCAGCGAAGTCTTCCTGGAAGTGGGCGGAATCGAGGTAGGCGTAGCCGTCAGCCGTGAACTTTACGGTCGCGCTTGCGGCTGGTTTGGATGTGAGGAGCTCAAAAGGACTCTCTCCTGCGTCAGGCTGCAACGCGGAGACGTAAACCAGAGCCTTCACCTTGGGGTCATTGCCTGTCTCCGTGATGAGAGCGCCACCGTAACTACTCGAGCTTCGAGCTTGCATCATCCGCTTTCGCCAGAAAAAGCTTTGTTTCCGCTTCTGGTGATCATTGAGAGGCTTGGACCGATTGGAGTGATGGACCTGGCGGGTCGTGTTGGGCGCGATCACAAGACGGTCAGTCGATAGGTCGCACGGCTTGAAGATCTGGGCTTGATCCATAGGCGCGCTGTGGCGAAAGACGGCAAGATGCGTGAAGCTGCGATCACGAAGCGAGGCAAGACAGCGACGGACGCTCTCGACGTTGCCCGCGAGTGCATGTTCTTGAAGATGTTCCAGGACTGGAAGACCGATGAATTCAGAATGCTGGTGCGGTTGTTGCGAATGCTAGCCGATGGATTGAACGAAAACACTCATCTGAGTACGAGCGAGAATTGATTCGTACAGCTGAGGCGCATTTCTCGTAAAGAACGGAATTTATGAAAAATCGCCAATGCGCTTAGTGAGCGTATCGACATGCATGCGCTCACTGAGATTTCACGAAAGTCACTTTCGACGAACAACTTCGGTCGAATGTTTGCGCGTTTCCTGGCAAAGTTCGTCGAAACAGTTGATGCGCGGGACGTAGGCGTTATGACGACCCCGTAGTGCAGTTGATCAGTGAGTCCCCCATCTCAACGTTGAACCGTTGCGATGGGGCATGGCATTTAGAGCTGCTTAAAAAATTCCTTATGAAGTGGGTAAACAGACAACGACAAGAGCTACCGTCCTTTGGAAAGTGACAACAGTGTGGCAACGATCTCAATCAAGAGCTGCGTTGCTCAGTCGGCGGCGAAGGTTGCGCCTTCGGCGGAGACCATAACGGGTCCGTCGATGACACGAGAGGAGGTAAGAGCACGAC is a window of Granulicella tundricola MP5ACTX9 DNA encoding:
- a CDS encoding alpha/beta hydrolase; translated protein: MMQARSSSSYGGALITETGNDPKVKALVYVSALQPDAGESPFELLTSKPAASATVKFTADGYAYLDSAHFQEDFAADLSKADTDFMADSQMFVAVKCLQAPVSVAAWREKPSYAIVAIEDRSLSPDLQRFMYQRSKSTVTELVGSHSIYISQPEAVADVIVTAAREAI